The Plasmodium knowlesi strain H genome assembly, chromosome: 14 genome has a segment encoding these proteins:
- a CDS encoding GYF domain-containing protein, putative, with translation MDINLYIHSVEVELCTEDTAFRENKQEEENVVYCLHIKVESGDARGESSNRGCNGSANLSGTWTNAQPSGDVSGRPYGAQRSLKNEIPNGLFYETPWYMCVKKEQNEICLMSYEVNISHAFNMLERDEGLILYVLRKDLNKDKVDYLHRSELNMKNKRLYDKNYCILFENDKLKGKIKVHLKNGIIYNHTLSEIKTGNYLKDVHEQIFLPSEFSTELDQTEMENKINHDQKEQSGLSQDKNIINEFNDLLNARRILYWVYIDDNGKEQGPFNSNTIFTWIINEYFEDDTLIRLHDKDKYYKMCEVISYIEKNVLLNSGSHELLGDNLTNNIEGTLSQGVNTKLEDSKGSQTEKHKFFIQGGVTTPDGMDDYVIRRSEIYFPEGEYVGQYMEKKSQKLNDKHNNEVSEKKSTSDIHSKREDFTKGANATIHNTAHDNKNGKKKNQVKRLKREIKRIKDEMVKLKESAYSGRHVVCEDIEVEARHGWSSGCGAEKALNLTSNGASKQDSCTTPTESYVSTNNNATHERTNIGSPQENDKSHTYPCEENAGKSTVQNNGQSVTTGHIKASVNYANDSFSSEADMIEKIISDINEEFRIKEYHQKQRCMEIAMSSISQAQECLLNIKKKRMTSYLNRIINLSIHDEAIYIGEDNHEMVPMERRHLRKKGTNKVTFGGIRSVAYDCSCEICPACATPRKTIFKGNSFGSIEQVADKKGYLHTRGKFSNGELESSPRKQKKVEYSLVINKGSLKSVERVKLMNEEGRAQGRAEEWENKREHRRPQGRSCKEVSKEQSTTLCLNHKNNAEVVYNYYVSYDEFLKCIILIQRRVRMWLNRRRRRSSRWSKNQYDVYNAEELGHWCSARNSVLSDNYGEKEEDPGENTSQIKKEKYKADVINRVLENCHSLNNEKKEINELYVTFLEQEMRNKMEGRKKSILSSLLQCADGKKDDIPVNSPANSDFLFNKKNQMNNYEENERRRGCDEMGLPNRVDKLDVDIFESEENSLRTEEKEMAKGTYGVKSDNISFQQDEVTSCKRNVHELLCNMLSKYKNASEENGTSGKLRSLLPNEDFTRNLKKYNSFLKSIEKKNISAKRDTLLSVVNNLKFDNILDEKKKRCQVQKGLKNSSPIPRPCSFLSYRELSGHNCSYKDKEQNGVGDDMNKGESDMGKSDNKLAKIKFLSKGNFFCKNFSEKEGNVIDYPVGKNNVSHFLLNKVGNKNLKSTVTDNFYDDCYSDRFIGDRHRVFITKR, from the exons ATGGACATCAACCTGTACATCCACAGTGTTGAAGTTGAGCTGTGCACGGAGGACACAGCTTTTAGAGAGAACAagcaggaggaagaaaatgtggTGTACTGTCTGCACATTAAAGTGGAGAGTGGGGACGCGAGGGGAGAGTCAAGTAATCGAGGATGCAACGGGTCAGCCAATTTATCAGGCACTTGGACAAATGCTCAACCAAGTGGTGACGTAAGTGGCCGCCCCTATGGCGCGCAGCGTAGTCTGAAGAACGAAATACCTAATGGACTCTTTTACGAAACGCCATGGTACATGTGCgtgaagaaggaacagaacGAAATATGCCTCATGTCGTACGAAGTGAACATTTCACACGCCTTTAACATGCTGGAGAGGGAC GAGGGACTCATCCTGTACGTGCTGCGGAAAGACCTGAACAAAGACAAAGTGGATTATCTGCACCGAAGCGAACTGAACATGAAGAACAAAAGACTCTACGATAAGAATTATTGTATCCTTTTCGAAAATGATAAactaaaggggaaaataaaagttcatttaaaaaacggAATAATATATAATCACACGttaagtgaaataaaaacaggTAATTATTTGAAAGATGTTCATGAGCAGATATTTTTGCCAAGTGAATTTTCCACAGAGTTAGATCaaacagaaatggaaaacaagATTAACCATGATCAAAAGGAACAGAGCGGATTATCGCAAGACAAGAATATAATTAACGAGTTCAATGATCTCCTTAACGCAAGGAGAATTTTATACTGGGTCTACATAGACGACAATGGGAAGGAACAAGGCCCCTTCAATAGCAACACCATTTTTACATGGATCATAAATGAATATTTTGAGGACGATACGTTAATCAGATTACACGATAAGGATAAGTACTACAAAATGTGTGAAGTGATTAGCTATATTGAAAAAAACGTTTTACTAAATTCGGGAAGCCATGAACTGCTTGGTGATAACCTGACGAACAACATTGAGGGTACTCTTTCCCAGGGAGTCAATACAAAATTGGAAGATTCAAAAGGGAGCCAAACGGAGAaacataaatttttcatccaAGGGGGAGTTACTACCCCCGATGGCATGGACGACTACGTTATAAGGAGAagtgaaatatattttcccgaAGGGGAGTACGTTGGACAGtacatggagaaaaaatcccAAAAATTAAACGACAAGCACAACAACGAAGTGAGTGAAAAGAAATCCACATCTGATATTCACAGTAAAAGGGAAGATTTTACAAAGGGGGCAAATGCCACAATTCATAACACAGCACATGataacaaaaatggaaaaaaaaaaaatcaagtgAAAAGGCTGAAAAGGGAGATTAAAAGGATCAAAGACGAAATGGTTAAATTGAAGGAAAGTGCTTACTCGGGTAGGCATGTCGTTTGTGAGGATATCGAGGTGGAGGCACGTCATGGCTGGTCCTCTGGATGTGGGGCAGAGAAGGCGCTCAATTTAACTTCCAACGGGGCGTCGAAACAAGATTCTTGCACCACCCCAACGGAATCATATGTCAGCACAAATAATAATGCAACTCATGAGAGGACAAACATTGGATCTCCCCAAGAAAATGACAAATCACACACATATCCATGTGAAGAGAACGCAGGGAAAAGTACCGTTCAGAATAACGGGCAGAGTGTAACAACTGGACATATTAAAGCATCTGTAAATTACGCCAATGATTCATTTTCAAGCGAAGCGGACATgatcgaaaaaataattagtGATATTAATGAAGAGTTTCGAATTAAAGAATATCACCAAAAGCAAAGGTGTATGGAAATTGCCATGAGCAGTATAAGTCAAGCTCAGGAGTGCCTTCTCAACATAAAGAAGAAGCGAATGACATCTTACCTGAACAGAATAATCAATTTATCAATTCATGATGAGGCAATATACATCGGCGAGGACAATCACGAAATGGTTCCTATGGAGCGAAGACACTTGAGGAAGAAAGGGACAAATAAGGTTACCTTTGGAGGTATACGCAGCGTTGCTTATGATTGCTCATGTGAAATATGCCCCGCGTGTGCTACTCCaaggaaaacaatttttaagGGAAATTCGTTTGGAAGTATAGAGCAGGTGGCGGACAAAAAGGGTTATTTGCACACGAGGGGGAAATTCTCAAATGGGGAATTGGAAAGTTCTCCAAGGAAGCAGAAGAAGGTAGAATATTCGTTAGTAATAAATAAGGGGTCACTGAAAAGTGTTGAGAGGGTTAAATTGATGAATGAGGAAGGGAGAGCGCAGGGAAGAGCAGAAGAAtgggaaaacaaaagggaacATAGGAGACCGCAAGGAAGGAGCTGCAAGGAAGTTTCCAAGGAACAGTCAACCACTCTGTGCCTCAACCACAAGAACAATGCAGAAGTTGTGTACAACTACTACGTAAGTTatgatgaatttttaaagtgCATAATTTTGATACAGCGCCGTGTAAGGATGTGGCtaaacagaaggagaaggcgTAGCTCCAGGTGGAGCAAAAATCAATACGATGTTTACAACGCGGAAGAATTAGGCCACTGGTGTTCTGCTAGAAATAGTGTCTTAAGTGACAACTAtggggagaaggaggaagacccaggagaaaatacatctcaaataaaaaaggaaaagtacaaGGCAGACGTAATAAATCGTGTACTCGAAAATTGTCATTCTTTGaataatgaaaagaaggaaataaatgaattgtATGTTACTTTTTTAGAGCAAGAAATgaggaacaaaatggaaggaaggaaaaaatcgatATTATCATCCCTGCTACAGTGTGCTGATGGGAAGAAAGATGACATTCCTGTGAATTCCCCTGCAAATAgcgatttcctttttaataagAAGAACCAGATGAACAATTATGAGGAAAACGAACGTAGGAGGGGATGCGACGAGATGGGACTGCCTAACAGGGTTGACAAGCTTGATGTAGACATATttgaaagtgaagaaaattcGCTCAGAacggaagagaaggaaatggCTAAAGGAACCTATGGTGTCAAAAGCGACAATATAAGTTTTCAGCAAGATGAGGTGACATCATGTAAGCGAAACGTTCATGAGCTTTTGTGTAACATGCTCAGTAAGTACAAAAATGCGAGTGAGGAAAACGGGACAAGCGGAAAATTGAGAAGTTTGCTCCCAAATGAAGACTTTACACGTAACCTAAAAAAGTACAATAGCTTCCTCAAAtcgatagaaaaaaaaaacatttctgcAAAAAGGGACACATTACTATCAGTTGTGAACAACTTGAAATTTGATAACATattggatgaaaaaaaaaaaagatgccaAGTGCAGAAGGGCTTAAAGAACAGTTCCCCCATACCCAGGCCATGTTCGTTTCTGAGCTATAGAGAACTCTCGGGCCATAATTGCAGTTATAAGGATaaggaacaaaatggagTGGGTGATGATATGAACAAGGGGGAAAGTGACATGGGCAAGAGTGACAACAAACTggcaaaaattaaatttctcTCAaagggcaattttttttgtaaaaatttttccgaaaaagaaggaaatgtgaTAGATTATCCCGTGGGTAAAAATAATGTGAGCCATTTTTTACTGAACAAAGTTGgcaataaaaatttgaaaagtaCAGTAACGGATAATTTTTATGATGACTGCTATTCAGATCGTTTTATAGGAGATCGTCACCGTGTCTTCATTACGAAGAGATGA
- a CDS encoding malonyl CoA-acyl carrier protein transacylase, putative has product MHIITSRTVLTISIIVIKIILWNSEECKGFILKGKERAVSGVLRRGMDKKNRRRLTKEENLRDQINEQIMTSSENDNYIKKKLKEFEKYRIATYSSQYTFFFPGQGEQYISMGLDTYNTCKNAKEMYDRASKILGYNLMDIIKNGPIEKLKDSEISQPSIYTVSIAAYEKLKQEKQDIVMKLNLCMGYSLGEYSALTCSEALPFEEGVFLTKERGKAMQNCAKLYKTTTIAIVGLTLDRIHNLIEDVNKEMDDDIFIVSYMTPKKFGLCGKPESMQYLNKLAKEKYKAIFTKELQISGGFHSSYMFPARKALENALRQIIFRKPKIPVISNVDGCAYDDPHIIKQLLLLQLTSPIRINACLENVLKHGYETGYELGPGTINSNLLKDVSKKQKEATPYI; this is encoded by the coding sequence ATGCACATTATAACGTCCCGCACAGTGCTAACAATAAGCATAATagtgataaaaattattctgtGGAACTCGGAAGAATGCAAAGGTTTCATtttgaagggaaaggaaagagcaGTGAGTGGGGTGCTACGCAGAGGAATGGACAAAAAGAATAGGAGGAGGTTaaccaaagaagaaaatctCAGAGAtcaaataaatgaacaaattatgACATCATCTGAAAATGATAattacattaaaaaaaaattaaaagaattcGAAAAATATAGAATAGCAACATACAGCTCTcaatacacttttttttttccaggacAGGGAGAGCAATATATATCGATGGGATTAGATACATACAACACGTGTAAAAATGCTAAAGAAATGTATGACCGTGCCAGTAAAATTCTGGGCTACAATTTAATGGatattattaaaaatggTCCAATAGAGAAATTAAAGGACTCAGAAATTTCACAGCCATCCATTTATACTGTTTCCATTGCTGCTTACGAAAAGTTGAAACAAGAAAAGCAAGACATAGTTATGAAGCTAAATTTATGTATGGGGTATTCATTAGGTGAATATTCTGCCTTAACATGTTCTGAAGCTTTGCCCTTTGAGGAAGGCGTATTTTTAacaaaggaaagaggaaaagcaaTGCAGAACTGTGCCAAGTTATACAAAACGACTACCATTGCAATTGTTGGGCTAACCTTAGATCGTATTCACAACCTGATAGAAGATGTCAATAAAGAAATGGatgatgatatttttattgtcAGTTATATGACTCCAAAAAAATTCGGATTATGTGGAAAACCGGAAAGTATGCAATATCTGAACAAAttggcaaaggaaaaatataaagctATTTTTACTAAAGAGTTACAAATTTCCGGGGGGTTCCACTCGTCCTATATGTTCCCAGCTAGGAAGGCATTAGAAAACGCCTTAAGACAGATAATATTCAGAAAGCCAAAAATTCCAGTCATTTCAAATGTCGATGGCTGTGCTTATGATGACCCACACATAATCAAACAGCTGCTACTTCTGCAGTTGACGAGTCCCATTAGAATAAATGCCTGCCTAGAGAATGTGTTAAAACATGGATACGAGACTGGCTACGAGCTGGGGCCCGGAACGATCAACTCGAACCTTTTGAAGGACGTGTcgaagaagcagaaggagGCAACGCCGTATATCTAG